From a region of the Pectobacterium aquaticum genome:
- a CDS encoding tRNA-uridine aminocarboxypropyltransferase, protein MINHPLMVNRPLTDNAVLRLRQQRLEQSTKPFRARGSRVVRCQQCLLPATNCLCHTIQAQESRSRVCLVMFDTEPLKPSNTGRLIADILPETLAFRWSRTEPDPELLATLQNPDIQPYLVFLADAAEEGRQVFHQLPVTEKPALFVLLDGTWPEARKMFRKSPYLDNLPILSLNVEALSRYQLREASSAGQHCTAEIAIALLAQAGDIVAADALSQHFDRFRRHYLAGKSHHSLRENLPIVTAQAAESV, encoded by the coding sequence ATGATCAACCATCCTTTAATGGTTAACCGTCCCCTCACGGACAATGCCGTACTCCGCCTGCGCCAGCAACGTCTTGAGCAGTCAACCAAACCGTTCCGCGCCCGTGGCAGCCGCGTAGTACGCTGCCAGCAGTGTTTATTACCCGCAACCAACTGCCTGTGTCACACCATTCAGGCGCAGGAGTCCCGCAGCCGCGTCTGTCTGGTGATGTTTGATACCGAACCGTTAAAGCCGAGCAATACCGGACGTCTTATCGCCGATATTCTTCCCGAAACGCTGGCGTTTCGCTGGTCACGCACCGAGCCCGATCCCGAGTTGCTTGCTACCCTACAAAACCCAGACATTCAGCCCTATCTGGTTTTCCTTGCCGATGCAGCGGAAGAAGGACGTCAGGTGTTTCACCAACTTCCCGTAACGGAAAAGCCCGCCCTGTTTGTTTTGCTCGACGGGACCTGGCCGGAAGCGCGTAAAATGTTCCGTAAAAGCCCTTATCTGGACAATTTGCCTATCCTGTCGCTGAATGTAGAGGCACTGTCCCGCTATCAACTGCGTGAAGCCAGCAGTGCAGGGCAACACTGCACCGCCGAAATTGCCATCGCCCTGCTCGCACAGGCGGGGGATATCGTCGCGGCCGACGCGCTATCCCAGCATTTTGATCGTTTCCGGCGACACTATCTGGCGGGGAAATCACACCACAGCTTGCGGGAAAATTTACCCATCGTCACAGCACAAGCGGCAGAAAGCGTTTAG
- the trxC gene encoding thioredoxin TrxC: MNTVCGSCQTTNRLPEERVDDHAKCGRCGETLFSGDVTNATEATLDKLLQDDLPVVIDFWAPWCGPCVNFAPVFENVAQERSGKIRFIKVNTEAEPALSARFRIRSIPTLMIFKQGQMVDILNGALPKAQFESWLDESL, from the coding sequence ATGAATACGGTATGTGGATCTTGCCAAACAACCAATCGCCTGCCAGAGGAGCGCGTTGATGACCATGCTAAATGTGGTCGTTGCGGAGAAACCTTATTCAGCGGTGACGTTACCAATGCCACAGAAGCGACGCTCGATAAGCTGTTACAGGACGATCTTCCCGTCGTAATCGATTTCTGGGCGCCCTGGTGCGGCCCCTGCGTCAACTTCGCCCCGGTGTTTGAAAACGTCGCGCAGGAGCGTAGCGGGAAAATCCGCTTTATTAAGGTCAATACCGAAGCCGAACCGGCACTCAGCGCACGTTTCCGTATCCGCAGTATTCCAACCCTCATGATCTTTAAACAGGGCCAGATGGTCGACATCCTCAACGGCGCACTGCCAAAAGCACAGTTTGAGAGCTGGCTGGACGAATCACTGTAG
- a CDS encoding tRNA/rRNA methyltransferase: protein MSDSFNSKSGKVRVMYVRSDDEGEKENKNKRPADKDRRGDRRDGSGSRDQREKPKHPRDVNPRYARENPSRDGDSNAKSPWGNKDRNERSGDKPRRPRGDDTGGYESPWKTVSRAPSDSETPDHGGITGKSHIDPEQLRRQRQEETRVYGENACQALFKNRSEVIVRAWFLQEVTPRFRDALRWMAANRKAYHVVEEDELIKASGTEHHGGVCFLIKKRQGMDVREYLKTAGEHDCVLALEDVGNPHNLGGIMRSCAHFGVKGVLVQDAALLESGAAVRTAEGGAEHVKAINADDFLSVLTEFRNAGYTIVTTSSHKGTALSQATLPAKTVIVLGQEGDGLSDSAWQQGDVKVSIGGTGKVESLNISVATGILLSEWWRQNQA from the coding sequence ATGAGCGATTCATTCAATAGTAAAAGCGGCAAAGTCCGTGTGATGTACGTCCGTAGTGATGATGAGGGCGAGAAAGAGAATAAAAACAAGCGCCCTGCTGACAAAGATCGCCGTGGCGATCGGCGTGACGGCAGTGGCTCTCGCGATCAACGCGAAAAGCCGAAGCATCCGCGTGATGTTAACCCGCGCTATGCCCGGGAAAATCCGTCCCGTGACGGCGATAGCAATGCGAAATCGCCGTGGGGCAATAAAGATCGTAATGAACGCAGCGGTGATAAGCCTCGCCGACCGCGCGGTGACGATACCGGTGGCTATGAATCACCGTGGAAAACCGTGTCTCGTGCGCCAAGCGATAGCGAAACGCCGGACCATGGCGGTATCACAGGCAAGAGCCATATCGATCCTGAGCAACTGCGTCGCCAGCGTCAGGAAGAAACACGTGTGTATGGCGAAAATGCCTGTCAGGCGCTGTTTAAAAACCGTTCTGAAGTGATCGTTCGTGCCTGGTTCCTGCAAGAAGTGACACCGCGTTTCCGCGATGCACTGCGCTGGATGGCGGCAAACCGCAAGGCTTACCACGTTGTGGAAGAGGATGAGCTGATTAAGGCTTCCGGCACCGAGCACCACGGCGGCGTGTGTTTCCTGATTAAAAAGCGTCAGGGAATGGATGTGCGTGAGTATCTGAAAACGGCTGGCGAGCACGACTGCGTACTGGCGCTGGAAGATGTGGGTAACCCGCACAACCTCGGCGGCATTATGCGCAGCTGCGCGCATTTCGGCGTGAAAGGTGTGCTGGTGCAGGATGCGGCGCTGCTGGAATCTGGCGCTGCCGTGCGCACGGCAGAAGGCGGTGCGGAACACGTTAAAGCGATTAACGCTGACGATTTCCTGTCCGTGTTGACGGAATTCCGCAACGCAGGCTACACCATTGTGACCACGTCCAGCCATAAAGGCACGGCATTGTCGCAAGCAACGCTTCCGGCGAAAACCGTGATCGTGCTGGGTCAGGAAGGTGATGGTCTGTCGGATAGCGCTTGGCAGCAAGGGGACGTAAAAGTCTCTATCGGCGGTACCGGTAAGGTGGAAAGTCTGAATATTTCAGTCGCTACGGGCATTTTGCTGTCCGAGTGGTGGCGACAGAACCAGGCCTGA
- a CDS encoding DUF3574 domain-containing protein, with protein MKQKIIAVSLLLGTLLVSGCHSLQRSSAAAAPAAEACQIGDKQVQTTLYFGLNRPAGPVISDAEWKAFLDGDVTPRFKEGLTVFDAKGQWLGNDGVVARENSKALMLIHGPDRERDIEALRTTYKSRFAQESVMRIDAPVCVAF; from the coding sequence ATGAAGCAGAAAATTATCGCGGTATCGTTACTGTTGGGTACATTGCTGGTAAGCGGTTGCCACTCGCTGCAGCGCTCGTCCGCTGCCGCTGCGCCAGCGGCTGAGGCGTGTCAGATTGGCGATAAACAGGTGCAGACCACACTTTATTTTGGTTTGAATCGTCCTGCTGGCCCGGTGATTTCAGATGCCGAGTGGAAAGCATTCTTGGATGGTGACGTTACGCCACGCTTTAAAGAAGGGCTGACGGTGTTTGATGCCAAAGGACAATGGCTAGGGAATGATGGCGTGGTTGCCCGAGAGAACAGCAAGGCGCTGATGTTGATTCACGGCCCCGATCGGGAGCGTGATATTGAAGCGTTGCGTACGACCTACAAATCACGTTTCGCGCAGGAATCCGTCATGCGGATTGATGCTCCCGTCTGCGTCGCGTTCTAA
- a CDS encoding NupC/NupG family nucleoside CNT transporter, which produces MSQVLHFILATAAIFLLALLVSHDRKRIRLRFIVQLLVIEILLAYFLLHSSIGLNAISAFAGLFEKLLSFANQGTDFVFGGMNAQGLSFIFLNVLCPIVFISALIGILQHWRILPLIIKGIGTLLSKVNGMGKLESFNAVSTLMLGQSENFIVYKGILADMSPRRMYTMAATAMSTVSMSIISAYMTMLDAKYVVAALILNMFSTFIILSIINPYQPDDEPELKLEKLHEDQSFFEMLGEYILAGFKVAMIIMAMLIGFVALIAAVNALFSTVFGISFQAIMGYVFSPLAWLIGIPSSDILNAGSIMATKLVANEFVAMIELKKIAAEMSPRGLGILSVFLISFANFASIGIIAGAIKGLNEAQGNVVSRFGLKLVYGSTLVSLLSAAVAGLVL; this is translated from the coding sequence ATGTCACAGGTTTTACATTTCATTTTGGCAACCGCAGCCATTTTTTTGCTGGCACTGCTCGTCAGTCACGACAGAAAACGCATCCGACTGCGCTTTATTGTGCAACTGCTGGTGATTGAAATTTTGCTGGCCTATTTCCTTCTACATTCCAGCATCGGGCTTAACGCGATTAGCGCCTTTGCTGGTTTGTTTGAAAAGCTATTATCTTTTGCCAATCAAGGGACCGATTTTGTGTTCGGCGGGATGAACGCACAAGGGCTTTCCTTTATCTTCCTCAATGTGCTCTGCCCTATCGTCTTTATTTCTGCGCTGATCGGCATTTTGCAGCACTGGCGCATTTTACCGCTGATTATCAAAGGTATCGGCACACTGCTGTCCAAAGTGAACGGGATGGGGAAACTGGAGTCGTTTAACGCTGTGAGTACGCTGATGCTCGGGCAGTCAGAGAATTTTATCGTCTATAAGGGCATCCTCGCCGACATGTCGCCACGTCGGATGTACACGATGGCGGCAACAGCAATGTCGACCGTGTCCATGTCGATTATCAGCGCCTACATGACCATGCTGGACGCCAAATACGTCGTCGCCGCGCTGATTCTGAATATGTTCAGCACCTTTATCATTCTGTCGATTATCAACCCTTATCAGCCTGACGACGAACCAGAACTGAAACTGGAAAAGCTGCATGAAGACCAAAGCTTCTTTGAAATGCTGGGGGAATACATTCTTGCCGGGTTTAAAGTGGCGATGATTATTATGGCGATGTTGATCGGCTTCGTGGCGTTAATTGCCGCCGTGAATGCACTGTTCAGCACCGTCTTCGGCATTAGCTTCCAGGCGATCATGGGCTATGTCTTTTCACCGCTGGCGTGGCTTATCGGCATTCCCTCTTCCGATATTCTGAACGCAGGGAGCATCATGGCGACCAAGCTGGTGGCGAATGAATTTGTTGCCATGATCGAATTGAAGAAGATCGCAGCAGAGATGTCGCCACGCGGACTGGGCATTTTATCCGTGTTCCTGATTTCCTTCGCTAACTTCGCGTCAATCGGCATTATCGCGGGTGCCATCAAAGGGCTGAATGAAGCACAGGGCAATGTGGTATCGCGCTTCGGCCTGAAGCTGGTTTATGGTTCTACGCTGGTGAGTTTACTGTCTGCGGCAGTGGCGGGACTGGTGCTGTAA
- the emrB gene encoding multidrug efflux MFS transporter permease subunit EmrB produces the protein MTVALSLATFMQVLDSTIANVAIPTIAGNLGASNSQGTWVITSFGVANAISIPITGWLAKRFGEVRLFLWSTALFALTSWLCGISTSLEMLIFSRVLQGIVAGPLIPLSQSLLLSNYPPAKRSIALALWSMTVVVAPICGPILGGWISDNYHWGWIFFINVPLGIAVVFIAMQTLRGRETKTEIKPIDTIGLALLVVGIGSLQMMLDRGKELDWFNSTEIITLTVVAVIAIAFLIVWELTDDHPVVDLSLFKSRNFTIGCLCISLAYMFYFGAIVLLPQLLQEVYGYTATWAGLASAPVGLMPVVLSPIIGRFAPRLDMRKLVTFSFIMYAVCFYWRAYTFEPGMDFGASAWPQFVQGFAVACFFMPLTTITLSGLPPERLAAASSLSNFARTLAGSIGTSLTTTLWTQRESLHHAHLTESITPYNPIAQETYQRLQAMGMSQTQASAYIAEQITAQGLIISANEIFWAAAAVFLVLLVLVWFAKPPFTTGGGGGGAH, from the coding sequence ATGACCGTTGCTCTGTCGCTGGCAACGTTTATGCAGGTGCTGGATTCCACCATCGCCAACGTCGCTATTCCGACTATCGCCGGTAATCTGGGTGCGTCCAACTCACAGGGAACGTGGGTCATCACCTCGTTCGGCGTTGCCAACGCCATCTCTATTCCTATTACCGGCTGGCTGGCCAAACGGTTTGGGGAAGTCCGCCTGTTTTTGTGGTCAACGGCACTCTTCGCTCTGACGTCCTGGCTATGCGGAATATCCACCAGCCTGGAAATGCTGATTTTCTCCCGCGTGTTGCAGGGGATTGTCGCCGGGCCGCTGATCCCGCTGTCACAGAGCCTGTTGCTCAGCAATTATCCCCCCGCCAAACGCAGCATCGCTCTGGCGCTATGGTCGATGACCGTGGTCGTCGCGCCGATCTGTGGCCCGATTCTGGGCGGCTGGATTAGCGACAACTATCACTGGGGCTGGATATTCTTCATCAACGTTCCACTCGGCATCGCCGTGGTATTTATTGCCATGCAAACGCTGCGCGGGCGAGAAACCAAAACCGAGATCAAGCCCATCGATACCATCGGGCTGGCATTGTTGGTTGTCGGTATCGGTAGCCTCCAGATGATGCTCGACCGCGGAAAAGAACTGGACTGGTTTAACTCGACGGAAATCATCACCCTAACCGTGGTGGCGGTGATTGCAATCGCGTTCCTGATTGTCTGGGAGCTAACCGACGACCACCCAGTGGTGGATTTATCGCTGTTTAAATCGCGCAACTTCACCATTGGCTGTCTGTGTATCAGCCTAGCCTACATGTTTTACTTCGGGGCGATCGTGCTCTTGCCGCAACTGTTGCAGGAGGTGTATGGCTATACCGCCACCTGGGCGGGGCTGGCATCCGCACCGGTTGGGTTGATGCCGGTGGTGCTGTCGCCGATCATCGGTCGATTCGCGCCGCGTCTGGACATGCGCAAACTGGTGACGTTCAGCTTTATCATGTACGCCGTCTGCTTTTACTGGCGCGCGTACACCTTTGAGCCGGGCATGGATTTCGGCGCATCGGCCTGGCCGCAGTTTGTTCAGGGGTTTGCCGTCGCTTGTTTCTTCATGCCGCTGACAACCATCACGCTGTCTGGGCTTCCGCCGGAACGTTTGGCGGCAGCATCGAGCCTATCGAACTTTGCCCGTACGCTGGCGGGCTCAATAGGAACGTCGCTGACCACCACGCTCTGGACGCAGCGCGAATCGCTACACCATGCGCACCTGACGGAATCTATCACGCCCTATAATCCGATCGCGCAGGAAACGTACCAGCGGCTTCAGGCGATGGGAATGAGCCAAACGCAGGCCTCAGCCTACATCGCAGAGCAGATTACCGCACAGGGGCTGATTATTTCCGCCAACGAAATCTTCTGGGCCGCAGCGGCCGTATTTCTGGTTCTTCTGGTGCTGGTCTGGTTCGCTAAACCGCCCTTTACCACTGGTGGTGGAGGCGGTGGCGCGCACTAA
- the emrA gene encoding multidrug efflux MFS transporter periplasmic adaptor subunit EmrA has protein sequence MSESVENQVPQTPQKNKKQQRKRVLSLLTFIFVVLGCAWLVYWFLVLRHHQSTDDAYVAGNQIQIMAQVSGSVTHVNVDNTDFVKQGQVLVELDPTDAQQAFERAKTGLANSVRQTHQLIINSKQYQANIELRQTELNKAQSDLSRREALGSANAIGREEVQHARDAVATAKAALEVARQQYQANQAMILDTPLEKQPAIQQASVEMRDAWLALQRTKIVSPIDGYVSRRSVQIGARISSTSALMAVVPANHLWVDANFKETQLANMRIGQPATVIADIYGDDVVYQGKVVGLDMGTGSAFSLLPAQNATGNWIKVVQRLPVRIEIDPKQIAEHPLRIGLSALVNVDTANTEGSALAETSRTTPAYQSDALTLDLTPVNQEISAIIQANAG, from the coding sequence ATGAGTGAAAGTGTGGAAAATCAGGTGCCGCAGACGCCACAGAAAAACAAAAAACAGCAACGCAAACGCGTGTTATCACTGCTGACGTTTATTTTCGTCGTGTTGGGCTGTGCCTGGCTGGTTTACTGGTTCCTGGTGCTCAGACACCACCAAAGCACCGATGACGCCTACGTCGCAGGCAATCAGATTCAGATCATGGCGCAGGTCAGCGGCAGCGTCACTCATGTTAACGTCGACAATACCGATTTTGTTAAGCAGGGACAGGTGCTGGTGGAGTTAGATCCGACCGATGCCCAGCAGGCGTTTGAACGCGCGAAAACCGGGCTGGCCAACAGCGTCCGCCAGACGCACCAGTTGATCATCAACAGTAAGCAGTATCAGGCCAATATTGAGTTGCGCCAAACCGAGCTGAACAAGGCGCAAAGTGACTTGAGCCGCCGGGAAGCACTCGGCAGCGCTAATGCTATCGGGCGTGAAGAAGTGCAGCATGCTCGTGATGCCGTCGCAACCGCCAAAGCCGCACTGGAAGTCGCCAGACAGCAATATCAGGCGAATCAGGCAATGATTCTGGATACGCCGCTTGAGAAGCAACCCGCCATACAGCAAGCCTCCGTAGAAATGCGCGATGCCTGGCTGGCGCTACAGCGTACCAAAATCGTCAGCCCGATCGACGGCTATGTCTCACGCCGCAGCGTGCAGATTGGGGCGCGTATCTCTTCGACATCAGCGCTGATGGCCGTCGTTCCTGCCAATCACCTGTGGGTCGATGCGAACTTCAAAGAGACACAGTTAGCCAATATGCGTATCGGGCAACCGGCTACCGTGATCGCGGATATCTACGGTGACGATGTCGTGTACCAAGGAAAAGTGGTCGGCCTCGATATGGGTACCGGTAGCGCGTTCTCTCTGCTGCCTGCCCAGAACGCGACGGGCAACTGGATCAAAGTCGTTCAGCGCCTACCCGTGCGTATTGAGATCGATCCGAAGCAGATTGCAGAACATCCGTTGCGTATCGGTCTGTCCGCGCTGGTTAATGTCGATACCGCCAATACGGAAGGCAGCGCGTTAGCAGAAACCTCACGCACCACGCCAGCCTACCAAAGTGATGCTTTGACGTTGGATCTCACGCCTGTTAATCAGGAAATCAGCGCCATTATTCAGGCGAATGCCGGTTAA
- the mprA gene encoding transcriptional repressor MprA: MDSSFTPIEQMLDLRASRKPDFPRQEVLLLRLFMHVQGKILEHRNRILKEQGINETLFMALLTLESQESYSIQPSELSAALGSSRTNATRIADDLEKRGWIERRESSSDRRCLHLHLTEEGKAFLGQLIPPQHHSLHVLCSVLESGEQKQLESLMRKLLVRLDEMDESVNQ, from the coding sequence ATGGACAGTTCATTCACTCCTATAGAACAAATGCTCGACCTGCGTGCTTCGCGTAAGCCCGACTTCCCACGTCAGGAAGTGCTATTGCTGCGTTTATTCATGCACGTACAGGGCAAAATCCTGGAACACAGAAACCGAATTCTGAAAGAACAGGGCATCAATGAAACCCTCTTCATGGCATTGCTGACGCTGGAGTCTCAAGAATCCTATAGCATTCAGCCCTCTGAACTCAGTGCTGCACTGGGATCGTCACGCACCAATGCGACGCGCATTGCCGACGATCTGGAGAAGAGAGGCTGGATTGAACGACGCGAGAGCAGTAGTGACAGACGCTGCCTGCATCTGCATCTGACGGAAGAAGGTAAAGCATTTCTTGGTCAACTGATTCCACCGCAGCACCATAGCCTCCATGTGCTTTGCTCCGTGCTTGAATCTGGTGAGCAAAAACAGCTCGAAAGCCTGATGAGAAAACTGTTGGTCCGGCTGGATGAGATGGACGAGTCAGTCAACCAATAA
- the ygaH gene encoding L-valine transporter subunit YgaH, which yields MSTEVILIGLIVGLVNYLFRYLPLRLSASRASGSLQRGKKALLLDSIGIASICALLIVSSVPDILAHREKLLPTLIGFITLTACFYKTRSIVLSTLLGALCYGVAFKLL from the coding sequence ATGAGTACAGAAGTCATTCTTATCGGGCTGATTGTCGGCTTGGTGAACTACCTCTTCCGCTATCTGCCTCTGCGGCTGAGCGCCTCACGCGCTTCCGGTTCGCTGCAACGCGGCAAAAAAGCGCTGTTGCTTGATAGCATCGGCATTGCTTCCATTTGTGCGCTGCTGATTGTTTCCAGCGTGCCGGATATTCTCGCGCATCGTGAAAAGCTGCTGCCAACGCTTATAGGCTTTATTACGCTGACCGCCTGTTTTTATAAAACCCGCAGTATCGTCTTATCGACGTTACTGGGCGCGCTCTGCTACGGCGTAGCCTTTAAACTGCTTTGA
- a CDS encoding AzlC family ABC transporter permease, translated as MKTSPPSAPTKSASFSEGVFDSLPIVIGYMPVAFAFGMNAVKLGFTPLEGIFLSCIIYAGASQFVITALLSAGMSIWVAALTVMAMDVRHVLYGPALRHRIAQRLPTRKTALWAFGLTDEVFAAAATRLAKDNRRWSEDWMMGVSLLAWLSWVLGTVIGAVFGNGPLNDYPAVEAALSFMLPALFLSFLLASFRRKQSLVVACALGGALLGLLLSSIPAAILFGILSGCLASLVNPATPQVNV; from the coding sequence GTGAAGACATCACCCCCATCTGCACCGACAAAATCTGCCTCTTTTAGCGAAGGCGTATTTGACAGTCTGCCAATTGTTATCGGCTACATGCCCGTGGCATTCGCGTTTGGCATGAACGCCGTCAAGCTCGGGTTTACCCCGCTGGAAGGCATTTTCCTTTCCTGCATCATTTACGCCGGCGCCAGCCAGTTCGTCATCACCGCCCTGCTCAGCGCGGGCATGTCCATCTGGGTGGCGGCGTTGACCGTCATGGCGATGGATGTCCGCCATGTGCTGTATGGACCCGCGTTACGACATCGCATTGCACAACGGCTGCCGACGCGAAAAACCGCGCTGTGGGCGTTCGGCCTGACGGATGAAGTTTTTGCCGCCGCCGCCACCCGACTGGCGAAAGATAACCGCCGCTGGTCAGAAGACTGGATGATGGGTGTGTCGCTGCTCGCCTGGCTTTCATGGGTGCTCGGCACGGTGATTGGAGCCGTGTTCGGTAACGGCCCGCTGAATGATTACCCAGCCGTTGAAGCGGCGCTGTCTTTTATGCTGCCCGCACTTTTCCTGAGCTTTTTACTCGCGTCCTTCAGGCGGAAACAGAGTCTGGTCGTCGCCTGCGCACTCGGCGGCGCGCTGCTTGGTCTGCTGCTTTCCTCCATCCCGGCCGCAATACTGTTCGGCATTCTCAGCGGCTGCCTGGCTTCACTGGTTAACCCTGCTACGCCACAGGTGAACGTATGA
- a CDS encoding MFS transporter: MSLQQQSVSPQPQPGLSLSLTLIMSVATGLAVASNYYAQPLLETIARVFALSVNQAGFIVTAAQLGYAVGLLFLVPLGDMFERRTLIVGMTLLAAGGMLITASAPTLWIMIAGTALTGLFSVVAQLLVPLAATLATPETRGKVVGTIMSGLLLGILLARTVAGALASLGDWRTVYWVASTLMVIMALILWRALPRIPQQNTLNYPQLLVSIFRLFSATPLLRTRAILGCLSFANFSILWTSMAFLLASSPYGYSEGVIGLFGLVGAAGALAASRAGRLVDQGKAKPTTSVGIILLLLSWGFIALGIHSVAALLIGIIVLDLAVQGVHVTNQSVIYRMMPEARNRLTAGYMTSYFIGGALGSLLSASAYQQWGWLGVCAAGGIISLLNLLVWWRSHHHETQEAMAAL, encoded by the coding sequence ATGTCTCTTCAGCAACAATCTGTATCACCCCAGCCACAACCGGGGCTTAGCCTGTCTTTGACCCTGATTATGTCTGTCGCGACCGGCCTTGCCGTCGCCAGTAACTATTATGCCCAACCGCTGCTGGAGACCATCGCCAGAGTCTTTGCGCTTTCCGTTAATCAGGCAGGGTTCATTGTCACCGCCGCACAGCTGGGTTATGCCGTCGGCCTGCTATTTTTGGTGCCGCTGGGGGATATGTTTGAACGCCGAACGCTGATTGTCGGCATGACGCTACTCGCCGCGGGTGGGATGCTGATTACCGCCTCTGCACCCACGCTCTGGATCATGATTGCGGGTACGGCGTTAACTGGGCTGTTCTCCGTTGTCGCGCAGCTGCTGGTGCCTCTCGCCGCCACGCTGGCGACGCCGGAAACGCGCGGTAAAGTCGTCGGCACGATTATGAGTGGCCTGCTGCTGGGGATTCTGCTGGCGCGTACCGTCGCGGGTGCGCTGGCTTCACTCGGTGACTGGCGCACCGTGTACTGGGTTGCCAGCACGCTGATGGTCATCATGGCGCTGATTCTGTGGCGGGCATTGCCGCGCATTCCTCAGCAAAACACGCTGAACTATCCGCAGTTGCTCGTCTCAATCTTCCGCCTGTTCTCTGCCACTCCGCTGCTGCGCACGCGTGCCATCCTGGGCTGTCTGTCCTTTGCTAACTTCAGCATTCTATGGACGTCGATGGCCTTCCTGCTGGCCTCATCGCCATACGGTTATTCCGAAGGCGTTATCGGCCTGTTTGGACTGGTCGGTGCCGCCGGAGCCTTAGCAGCATCACGCGCTGGGCGTTTAGTCGATCAGGGCAAGGCCAAGCCGACCACCAGCGTGGGGATTATCCTGCTTTTGCTGTCATGGGGCTTTATCGCGCTCGGTATTCATTCCGTAGCAGCGCTGCTCATTGGTATTATCGTGCTGGATCTGGCGGTTCAGGGCGTACACGTGACCAACCAGAGCGTGATCTACCGTATGATGCCCGAAGCACGTAATCGCCTGACGGCAGGCTATATGACCAGCTATTTTATCGGCGGCGCACTAGGATCGCTCCTTTCAGCCTCGGCTTACCAGCAGTGGGGCTGGCTGGGCGTCTGTGCCGCAGGCGGCATTATCAGCCTGTTGAACCTGCTGGTGTGGTGGCGAAGCCATCATCATGAAACGCAGGAAGCGATGGCGGCACTATAG
- a CDS encoding lactonase family protein, with protein MFKHYQIFKKKSVAVLMGCALLPAALWSMGAQAVTAVYVSAATDGAIDAYTLNTQSGELTAIGKAAAGAKVMPMAVSPDKSFLYAATRGIPYSAVSYKIDPKSGVLSPLGKAELPDSMAYISTDRTGKWLFSASYGGNKVAVNGIDNDGKVNASVVTVVPTGEKAHSIIADRKNKFVFASNLGSDQIVQFRFDAKTGTLTPNEPAEITLPKGYGPRHLVLSPDNKTLYVSNELSGKVARLALNENTGQLTLLDYTDTVPADAGMRAGTITPDKNSTDSRPQIWSADLHLTPNGKFLYVSERTKSTIALLRVEPKTGQLQYITRYPTETQPRGIQIDPSGKFLIASGEKSTSLSVYRINQDNGDLVRVGQFPTGKGANWVEIVNLP; from the coding sequence ATGTTTAAGCATTATCAGATATTTAAGAAAAAAAGCGTTGCAGTGTTAATGGGATGCGCACTTCTTCCTGCGGCACTGTGGTCGATGGGCGCGCAGGCGGTCACGGCCGTCTACGTCTCTGCTGCCACTGATGGCGCGATTGATGCCTACACACTCAATACGCAAAGCGGCGAATTAACCGCTATCGGCAAAGCAGCCGCAGGCGCGAAAGTGATGCCGATGGCCGTTAGCCCGGATAAATCCTTCCTCTATGCCGCCACACGCGGCATTCCTTACTCGGCGGTTAGCTATAAAATCGATCCTAAAAGCGGCGTGCTGAGCCCGTTAGGCAAAGCGGAATTGCCGGACAGCATGGCCTACATCTCGACGGACCGAACTGGAAAGTGGCTGTTCAGCGCCTCGTACGGCGGTAATAAAGTCGCCGTTAATGGCATTGATAACGATGGCAAAGTGAACGCGAGTGTCGTCACCGTGGTGCCGACAGGTGAGAAGGCACACAGTATTATTGCCGATCGCAAAAATAAGTTCGTTTTTGCCAGCAACCTGGGCAGCGACCAAATCGTACAGTTCCGGTTTGATGCGAAAACCGGCACGCTGACGCCAAATGAACCGGCAGAAATTACGCTGCCTAAAGGATATGGGCCGCGTCATCTGGTGTTATCACCCGATAATAAAACGCTCTACGTGAGCAATGAACTGTCCGGCAAAGTCGCGCGTCTGGCGTTGAATGAAAATACAGGGCAGCTCACGCTGTTGGATTACACGGACACCGTGCCGGCCGATGCGGGGATGCGAGCGGGAACCATTACGCCGGATAAAAATAGCACCGATAGCCGCCCACAGATATGGAGCGCTGATTTACATCTGACGCCAAATGGAAAATTCCTGTACGTATCGGAACGCACCAAAAGCACGATTGCGCTGCTGCGGGTAGAACCGAAAACCGGACAGCTGCAATACATTACGCGCTACCCGACGGAAACGCAGCCGCGCGGCATTCAGATCGATCCAAGCGGGAAATTCCTGATCGCCAGCGGTGAGAAATCGACGTCGCTGTCGGTGTATCGCATCAATCAGGATAACGGGGATTTAGTGCGAGTAGGGCAATTCCCGACCGGAAAAGGCGCGAACTGGGTCGAAATCGTTAACCTGCCGTAA